Part of the Anopheles coluzzii chromosome 3, AcolN3, whole genome shotgun sequence genome is shown below.
ttttcatGACCTCGGAAAGCGCAGAGAAGAATAATAgcggtttttttaaattgttttgacACATTTTGATTGACAGGATTTTTGATAATCCATGAGCCTATACTCTAGACTTTAACCTTGGTAGTGATGGTATACCACTTAATGCTAATAAAAGTGTTCTTATTGGAATTGTCTTTTGATTTGGAGATGATAAATTTTGAATCAGCGGTTTTGAATATTAACATAagaatgatgcaaaaaatacCCCTGAAATAATGAGACCTTTTTTATTGTAGATTATACGTCAACATATTTGCTAAcctcataaaaaatacaaaattttaaagcTATGTGACCGAGCTATGTTTCATGTAACCGAGTCGGACTATAGTTAGTCCTAATTATAGTGCAATTCGCTTATTATAATTCCATTATTACATGGGtgaactgcacgaaaaaatgGATGACTAAAACACCAGATGTAGGTGTTTAAAATGAACATCTTTAGCAGTTGAGTATGTGATTGGCCTTAATCATGAAATCATGATGACATATGAtcgttgcgttttgtttttttgaaatttagtTGAAAAAAGGACGGTAAGATGGCTCGGAGTCGGTGGGTGCTTATAAAATAGACTGTAAATGTGTGTGACTATGTCAACGCCACATTCGAATCTGTTGAGTGCACAAATCTCACTACTATTAACACAAGCTTGAAAGCGTGAACAGAAAGAAGCGCGTCGTTCACTGTTGTACCGCTCACGACCATCAATAGACCTTATCAATCAGAACACAAGCAGCTATACCGACATATACAGTATGTAAACATTAGAAACAGTCAACACCAACACTGTTTGGATTCGATCGTTTCCAAACGACGTACGGGATCTTTGGTTCGGTCTAACAGTCTATTCGTGCCGGGCAATCGAATTGCTACAGTGAGAAAACGATTGACAGTACGCGCAGATCGTTTATTACGTCGGAAGAATTGTGTTTTTCAACGCTAAAACAGATGTGGTGATTCGTTAACAATTGAagtaaaaatgcaaattgcataaatgtggtgtgctgtttttgcaaaactgatcaaTGCGTAAATTATTCCGCTTGTGCTATATTTATTGTGTAGCTTAAGTTTGTAAATGAACAAACCGTAATACACTGTGGTTATCCGCATTACTTGAAATTTGCcatccaaaaccaaaaacaatatACAATTGAAAAGATTGAAGTTTGAAGCGCAAACCTTTTAGTGAAGTGGTAATTCCATCGTGAAGTGGGAAAGTCATGCTGTATGTGTCCTCCAATAGTGCGAGTTAGTTTTCCAATGTGAAGTGTCATGCTTTTGCTCTTATACACCACCGCTGATCCGTGTGCAATAAATTCATCGGTAACATTGCGTTACTACTCAACTCAATCGGTTATGTGACCATCAGATGGTAATAATGTATTGAATTATGTATGCGGTGCTTCGTTAGTACGCACATATGTATGTAGCATTTTACTGCTGACTTTCCTATTACTGAATCTGCAATAAAAATAGGCAGTTGAAAGGACACAGAATGGTTGCAAAAACGCCGGAAGGCATATCTTTGGAAAATCTTAGCAAACGAGCATCGGTTTATATTGATCCTGATTGTGATTTGTACCTAGAGCTGCAATATTTGCAATCTTCAAGGCTTACAAAATGTGCCTGTTTCGACATCCACCTATTGACATCGAAAGGTAGGATACTGTGTAATAGCCATTACAGTACTGTGAATAGTGTGTACATTACTAAATTCGTATAAACGTGATGAGTCAGGCATGTGTAGCGTATTCAAGGATCAAATTCAAACGAACAAGTAAATAAAgtgtgaatgttttttttttatattgatcAGTATAGCTGATACAACTTCGTTAGTGATTATATAATATGGCGTTGAATGAGCGAGGTGCATACATATTAGATTAGATGACTGAGATGAGCATATTTAGTATGAATCCTTGCGTTGTGTATTATTATTTACGTATCTTTTAGTTGAAATAGCTTCGTTGGATTGCTATATGAATTTCAGACTCTAATAATTGTTTTTCGATTAGTCAAATACACGaataacaaatacaaacacaacgatctattgtgtttttattcaatCGAACATGGATGGCAGAATAATGTTCAAGATGGTTACAAATTGGAATTGTTTAGTATAGTTAATAAATATCACTAGTAATTTTGTACCCAAAACAACTGACCAGAAAGCTGTGTGTATGATCGAAAGTGTAATGCTAATGTTTGATACAGTGTGCAACCATGCAAATTATACTTCccaattaaaacatattttaaatcaCTTTTAAAGGTATCACTACTAATTATCTCTTTTGCTCAATTGTAGGAAAAAAGCCAAACTTGAAATCGTTTCAAGACGTGCAATCACTCATTCaacaaggaaaaaaacgagaagCAAAGATAGTGTTAAGAGAAAACTCATGGCCCACCAATTCACCGATTCGTTCACAGCTATGGCCAGCTTTATGCGCCCAACATCACGTTGGAAAAACGATGCTGGACGGATTCTATTGGGATATGGTGAATCAGGTACGTAAGAACATTGCATCGTAAACTTGTGTTGGATGCGACAACCAATAGAGAAGAAGTGCATTTCCTTATCTTAAACTAATAAACAAATGCTTTGTTTGATAGGTTTTCGGTACGACAGAATTGCCCGAGAAACCTATAATGCTGCCACCGTTCGTCGATTCAACACATTGTCTGCCCTATCATTTGACACGGAAAGGTCGAGCGGTGGCTGATCGAGTAGTAAGTGTGCTCGGTTACGCCTGTCCAGACATTACGTACAGCCCTACGCTCTACCCTATTACTTCCATTTTGTTACACTTTATGTCTGGTAAGTACACGGCAAAAGGAACGAATTATAGAAATTATGCTGTAATGACTATTGTACAGTAGATATAATAATGTAAATTATCCGCTACATCCAGCTGATCAAAACTTGTTATTTATCTTAACTTGTTAACTTATTATCCAGCTGGTAGAATAATGAATCCGATACACTGTTTGAAATATTGGTAATAATTAGCGatagaaaatgaattaattatatgtttttgttttgtgcagaaGTTAgacaaattttaaaatttggcTTATTTAGCTCACGTggtatatttaaaaaaaagtttattatAAAAGATGTCCAATGACGTATAGCACATGCAAATATGATCAGCACATGTAAATGTGGCCGTCGAGAGTATCCAATTATCTCATGGCACGAATGACAATATGCCAAAATGATTGGTACATAACTACCAATCATTTTGTTTGACACAAGTGTACATCATATGAATATTCAGAAGGGAATGAACGGGTTTTGTGGAGATTCATCTCCCTTCCGCACGAAATGTGAAACTGTAACCGATATCATATGGTTCAAAGGATTGTCATTTTAATGGGTGTTAACTTTCCTATTATTACAATATTATTACAATGTTTGTTTACTAGCTTGATTCAATTTTACTGTTTCACTAGCATGTTTCTATGTATTTAACCTTGGGTGTTGCAAATGAATGagataaaaatcaaatattttgaggcacgttgattttatttcattgaatGTAATAGATTTGTCCGATTACTTTGATACTCTTGCTTCCTTGTCGATAAGAAACCTTGATTTTTGATAACtcagatttattttattgcatgtTGGTGTTTCATACTTACCTCTCTCGCCATTTGAGATAAAGACGCAATTAATCGTACAATATTGTACTATCGGGATATATTGTACGAGTTATTATCATACCGTTTGAATTGTTCGAACAATTGATAAAGCAAAGTgatttttaaactttattaCAAAGTGCGAGTAGCGGTTCACTCTGTTCAAAACGAATATTGGGACGAAATTACTTGGCTATGTTAACGTCGATTTTTAGTAATATATACATATCTGATAGCAATTTCCTGCGTGTAGAGCGACGTTTTCAATAGTTGTGTTTTGTAACATAAGTGGAATCACGATGAATGATAATATGGAACGATAAAAACGGGAATGTGGTTTGTAAAATCTACTGGTATGTGCTTATATATGACAAATACTATGTCTGACTTCTTTGATCCAAATGTTGCCAATTCTagttaaaaacatacaaacgtTTACTTGTAATGTAAttacccctttttttcttactaGACAATACGATTGACAGTTACTAAGTCCGGGCAGTACAGTCCGAATCTGCTCACCGTTGGTAGTTTAACGTGGGTCACCTTTCATCATAGACTCTCGTTTAATATGTCTCAGTGTTATTGGTTAACATTCATTCAAATCATGAAGAAAGCAGAAACGAATACTAGGCTAAGATAATATCATAATATAATATCAAAACCATGAAGATAGCGAATGGCTTCAGTAGTCGATAcactttcatttatttcataaagTGGGCAGTCtctataaattaattaaaatgtaatgcAATCGTTAAAATGTCAATACCTAATAATGTGTTTTTCtgtattattgtttattttagaGGAAGAATGCTACCACTGTATGGCCAGCCTTGTCGCCCCGAAGGAGAAAGTTTTTATTACTCAAACAAAGTTACTTTATGAGGTCACGTGGAAGACTGTGAtgcaaattgccaaaaaaCATGCGGTTAGCACTACTATTTTAGTTTCAGTAGTTctcaaaaaatcataatgtttttttttttaatacagaAATCTGCTGTTAATTACCTATCGACAATGTGCAACGGACAAAAGCCTGAATCGATCTTCATGGATTGGTGCTGGTGGATATTAGGTGGATTACCTTTCCCGCATCTTGTACGAGTAATGGATTGCTTTTTCCACGAGGGAATTAAGGTTTTCTATCGCGTATCGTTGGCTATATTGATACTTTTTCACAAACACGTTACCAGCAGTAATTCCGAGTGGGACACAGATGCGATAAAAAATGACATCGAT
Proteins encoded:
- the LOC120955509 gene encoding GTPase-activating protein skywalker isoform X1, whose translation is MVAKTPEGISLENLSKRASVYIDPDCDLYLELQYLQSSRLTKCACFDIHLLTSKGKKPNLKSFQDVQSLIQQGKKREAKIVLRENSWPTNSPIRSQLWPALCAQHHVGKTMLDGFYWDMVNQVFGTTELPEKPIMLPPFVDSTHCLPYHLTRKGRAVADRVVSVLGYACPDITYSPTLYPITSILLHFMSEEECYHCMASLVAPKEKVFITQTKLLYEVTWKTVMQIAKKHAKSAVNYLSTMCNGQKPESIFMDWCWWILGGLPFPHLVRVMDCFFHEGIKVFYRVSLAILILFHKHVTSSNSEWDTDAIKNDIDNALPKFCKNIPVSPAKLLRTAFSIRALSSTYISRVFLKTEMLLKSKSVLSGPKQMVRSRSSDNLPTSQSQINVQMMSHTLTIREGAHSPDVRVLSMGVFPIQAIKSKICDQDTLFTLWSWLPVRITMYQPILLYTTEEHGCSLTTFYVRVEQHEPTLLMIKTCNNEVFGAYCSSRWFERNLKDDRGQRQAYFGTGETFLFSLYPERAKYPWVGIEGDTGLGHASELFMAADSKMITIGGGEGQAIWMDENIRFGKTDRCQTFNNPPLCASGDFEIRVLEVYGFVGA
- the LOC120955509 gene encoding GTPase-activating protein skywalker isoform X3, with amino-acid sequence MVAKTPEGISLENLSKRASVYIDPDCDLYLELQYLQSSRLTKCACFDIHLLTSKGKKPNLKSFQDVQSLIQQGKKREAKIVLRENSWPTNSPIRSQLWPALCAQHHVGKTMLDGFYWDMVNQVFGTTELPEKPIMLPPFVDSTHCLPYHLTRKGRAVADRVVSVLGYACPDITYSPTLYPITSILLHFMSEEECYHCMASLVAPKEKVFITQTKLLYEVTWKTVMQIAKKHAKSAVNYLSTMCNGQKPESIFMDWCWWILGGLPFPHLVRVMDCFFHEGIKVFYRVSLAILILFHKHVTSSNSEWDTDAIKNDIDNALPKFCKNIPVSPAKLLRTAFSIRALSSTYISRVFLKTEMLLKSKSVLSGPKQMVRSRSSDNLPTSQSQINVQMMSHTLTIREKYREGLDTCRAMLFTLWSWLPVRITMYQPILLYTTEEHGCSLTTFYVRVEQHEPTLLMIKTCNNEVFGAYCSSRWFERNLKDDRGQRQAYFGTGETFLFSLYPERAKYPWVGIEGDTGLGHASELFMAADSKMITIGGGEGQAIWMDENIRFGKTDRCQTFNNPPLCASGDFEIRVLEVYGFVGA
- the LOC120955509 gene encoding GTPase-activating protein skywalker isoform X4, whose protein sequence is MVAKTPEGISLENLSKRASVYIDPDCDLYLELQYLQSSRLTKCACFDIHLLTSKGKKPNLKSFQDVQSLIQQGKKREAKIVLRENSWPTNSPIRSQLWPALCAQHHVGKTMLDGFYWDMVNQVFGTTELPEKPIMLPPFVDSTHCLPYHLTRKGRAVADRVVSVLGYACPDITYSPTLYPITSILLHFMSEEECYHCMASLVAPKEKVFITQTKLLYEVTWKTVMQIAKKHAKSAVNYLSTMCNGQKPESIFMDWCWWILGGLPFPHLVRVMDCFFHEGIKVFYRVSLAILILFHKHVTSSNSEWDTDAIKNDIDNALPKFCKNIPVSPAKLLRTAFSIRALSSTYISRVFLKTEMLLKSKSVLSGPKQMVRSRSSDNLPTSQSQINVQMMSHTLTIRELFTLWSWLPVRITMYQPILLYTTEEHGCSLTTFYVRVEQHEPTLLMIKTCNNEVFGAYCSSRWFERNLKDDRGQRQAYFGTGETFLFSLYPERAKYPWVGIEGDTGLGHASELFMAADSKMITIGGGEGQAIWMDENIRFGKTDRCQTFNNPPLCASGDFEIRVLEVYGFVGA